Within the Miscanthus floridulus cultivar M001 chromosome 2, ASM1932011v1, whole genome shotgun sequence genome, the region ATCACATGAGAAATTCAGTGTAGAACAAAGTGATTTTTTCCCTCATCCTTGTGAACATCCTATCCATGATACAGGTAGAGAAGCAAAAGATCATCAAAGATAGTGCTGGCAAATTGTTGAATCAATCTAATGATGGAGATATGAAGAGCGAAGCTTTATCAGCTATAAGGAAGAAAACAGTAGCTAATTCCATCCGTCCAGCTTTACATTCTTCCAAGGATAGTTCCAAGTGCAGTTCATCTACCCTTGAAATGCAATCAAACTCAGCCTCTAACGTGAATGGTAAAGATTCTGTACCTGCCAAAAAACACTCCAGTCGTGCAACAAATTTCTTTGACAGGTAATGTAGCAATATTAAATTATTATTATTGAGATGTCAACTTGCCATTTTACCTGCAATTATGATCATGGTGAAGTTTACCAATTTTATTTGACAAAAACAGGTTTAGGAAGGAAAGACCACTAGATGCAAAAACTCATAGTGATGTGGGGCTGCAAGGAGCAACACTTCAGAGGGATTCACGCCCTCTGATCTTCAAATATAATGAGGTGTTCTTTCTATCCATTGCTATGCCAAAGTACCTCCTGTGACCTGCTTCCATATAAACACATGCACTAATAATCTCATGTCTCATGGAATTCATTGTTCCTCATAATTAAATTTGCTGGATGTGGTCCTAGGTCCAGCATACTGGAATATGTATTCCCAGGTTGAAGTTGTCAATGGGATTGGGAATAACCCATTTTTAGAAGTTGTTTTGCTTACGCTTTTGGAAGGAGAACATTTCCTCAAATGGCATTGAGGACATGTATAAAGTAGTAGAAAACAACATTTAATGTGAGGATAGGTGAAACCTAGGGCCACATCCAGTGATACATTAGATGTTTTTTTTATTTGCACGCTCCCAAGTAAATGCTGTCAGAATGTTTTTATTTCTCGAACATGCAGGATAGCTGTGTAGTATATCATTGTATTAAAGAACCTGAGCAGAATGCAGCTAACTAAGTGCTACACTAACTCCATTGTTTAAAATTGATTTGCTATTTAATGTCATTATGTCTAATCAGTGATTCAACCATTTGATGCTTGATTAAATTTTTTGTTGCCGAGATGTCTTTGTGTATACCAGTGTCCTGTAATTGCACTGTCTTTGGGCTAAGATTTTCCAAGACTCGTGGCTACATTTGTCCTCGTTTCTTTTGCCATTATCTCATGAAGGTGACTATGCAATGTGCAGGGTTTCACAAATGCTGTGAAAAGACCAGTGAGAGTTCGGGATCTTCTGCTCAGTTAGGCCCCACTTGATACCTGTATTTGTTCTGTAAAGTTATCTTTTTGTATTTGTTTGTGAATTATCCTTTGTTGTATATTGATtgtatcatggatattgtaagatagaatgaactattgATATCAAAATTGAAATTCCAATACTTAGTAATGTCACATGCAGTTTTTTTATAACGAGTATGCCTCTTATGGCTGGCTTGCATTTCAGAATCGTCTGTGGACAGCAGATAGACTCATTATCCAAGGATGGCTCAACCAGATAGTATGCCCTTATGCCAAAACACATGACGAAACGGCAATCCACACATGGCATATTGCCGATAGTCTGCTCGTATTGCGACAGCATCTACTCTTGACTATTGAGACAACTGCCAAGCAAAACCTCTTGGGACCATTTCTCCATAGTTGAGGAATGGTGGACGTAGGTCGGCACCAGCACCACTCTAAATGCATCAACCAAAGGATTTTAGATTCATCATTATTATGCTAGCTTTCCGATAATTGTGGAAGGCAAGGAGTGCTCGATAACATTCGACGGCAAACAAGTTAGGCCCTGTTTGCTTCGTTGAAAAGCTAGACTAAAAAATACTAttggttgatttattgtgagagaaaaacgctgtAAAAATCGAGTAAGAAACGAAATGGTGGGCCTTTGGCGCTTATTGGCTGAAAGAAGCTAGGCGGATTGATCCCATGAGAACTAACTATTGTGGCATCCTTTTTACAATTTtttggttcttttttttttttttgcttaggCCAAACTTTTTTCTTTATTAACATATATACTTCTTGCAAAGATATTTTTTTAAAAGTCAACACGCAATCAAGTACGCCATGACTACGAATCGTCAAGGGGAAATCTGTAGATCCTCCTAGGTGACTCGGTAGCATACTGGCAGTTACTGTTTGCTTGGATTTACTTGTatgtacagtgtttttctctcgcaataaaTCAACGAACAATACTGTTTAGCCTGActtttcaacgaagcgaacatGACGTGCCACCCATCCATCTAACTTTGTATCATATTTTTTTGGAACTAGCGTCCTCCAATCGGATAACGACCCGTCGGACGGTACCATGGGCGCATCGACACAGGGGCCACGCCACCCGACCGCACACGGGGATAGCTCGCATCTCCTTCGCTTCCCACGCGCATGCATGCGGGAGCGTCTGCGTCCGCTCGGCGACGCCCCAGCAGTTGCAGCAGGTGGGTCCCATTGCATCATGTGTAAcattagatctatttttacagcatccaaatgaaacacttacaacatacgtccgaaacagctaaaacactagcaacatacttctgaaacacttgcaaaaacaccagaAAAACTTAAAAACACGTGTGTaatcattgcaaacatatgcaacatccagatgaaacacttgcaacacatgtacgaaacacttgaaacattcgctagcaacatgcatgtatatgcaacatctagatctagttttgcaacatccaaatgaaacacttgcaatatacgtctaaaacagatgaaatatttagaacatacatTAGAAAGATACGTGTATAATCATTGcaacatgtggaacatctcaATCTAATTTTGCAACATCGGTATAAAAACActacacttaaaacatatgcttgcaacatgcactttTAGCGcaaatgtcaccttgctgcttggatgaatggaggctcgtcgttgCGGAGCTCGACGTCGGCGCATGGAGCTTGCGACGGCGGGAGGCTGGCCGTGTGGCAGCAGCGTGGGCAACTCGCCGGCGGGGCGGCGTCACATGAAGCTCCTCCGCTCACCTGCTTGCTGAAGCATCGTTGTGGAGGCTCGCGGGCTCGATGGAGACGGAGTGGGGAAGGCGGGTGGCACGGTAGAGCGTCCAATGGTCAGGTGAGTGAGGAAATGGCGTAGTAGAGAGATTTTTTTAGGAAAGAGCGGCAGAGAGATGAGTTAGGGAGACCATATACCGGTTGACTAGGCTGGTCCGCTGGCCCAGTGCGCAACTGTCCGGACGGACGGACCCCGCATTACCGAATTTTTTTATAGTCATGAATTTTTTATTTGTTATTCCACTTCCACATCAAGAACGTGTCTCATTCATCTTTCACTTCCCTCCCACCTCTTTGCCCTTTTGGCAGTTATTAATACTCTATTTTCAAATTCGTAATATTGCAGCTTAAGGAAAAAGATTATAGCGGTACAAAACATCGCTGCATGTGTTTAAAAACATATTTGAAATTTGGAGGTGAATCCACTTTGTTACTTGCCCACCTAGGTGTAACGGAAGATCGagacctgttcgcttgaacttatcagcccggcTTATCAACCATGGTACGGTGCTCTTCTCTTAAAATAAAACAGTATCCGCTAGCTTATCAGCCACAGAAACCATCCACCGAACACCTTGGACTGAAAGCCAACACCATAGATGTTCCGCGCTCAACAAGAAAAGAAATTTATGTTCTTTTTGAAAACATAATATTGTTGTTTTGAGGTACCCATGAAGTACGAGTGTCTCATTATTATCTGAAAATGGCTCTTTTATATAGAGAGAGAATTTGAAATATGGCTCAATTTGTTCGTTTGTACTGTTGCGGTGTTGCCCCATCCTGGGGCCTACGGAGATTGGGCCGCCTTCGTAGCCTTCCGGCAGGCCCAATGCCGCGTCTGATTCATACGCTTGAAGTCTGAAGAAAAGTCGTCGCCTCGTCAGACAGCCGAACAGCAGCTATGGGAACCGTCGGCGGCGGCCGGAGCGGCACGGTGAAGCAACTCAACGTCGGGGGCAAGCTCTTCTCGCTGGAGGCAAGCtccctttccctctccctctctctcggttCCCCTTCCCCCACCCCAACCTTCGTGGACCGCGACCCAGCCCTCCTATCCGCCGTCCTCTCTGCCATCCGCTCCCCGTCCTCCGCAGCGCCCGACTTCCCCGCACGCGTCCTCCTCGACGAGGCCAACTTCTACGGCCTCCACGCCCAGCTCCTCGCTGCGCTATCTCCGCCGCCGCTCCGCGGCTTCTCAGCCTCCCTCGCCTCCACCCTCTGCCCCGCCTCCGAGCCCTTCCCCACCGCCCTTGCGCCGCACCACGACGGGTCACTATGCCTCGCCCACGGCGCCGGGCTGGTCACCTATTACTCCCCGGCGCTGGATCACCACACCACCTTCCGGACCCACCTCCACCGCATCACCTCCCTCCTGCAGCTGCCCCCCAGACTCGCCGTCCTTGGGTCTCACTCCGCTCCTGGGCTTCACGTGTACGACTTTCTCGATGGTGAACATGTCGCCTCCGTTCAGTGGTCGGATCCCACTGACACTCGCGTCAGCAAGGCGAAGGTCGTCGCCATTGGGGCCCGTCCTCCTGCTGATGCTGCTGACAAGAATTCACCCATCTTGGCAACGTTTGAGTGCCCTCACCGGGAAAACTGCATCCTGGCGGTTGACCCTGTGACTCTGAAGCCCACACAGGAGATTGGCCGGCAAAGTGGTAGTGCGGCTAAGTCATCGGCACCAGGTCGAGTGGTGCACCTGCCGGCACTTGGGCTGGTGTTTGCCTCATTCGTTAGTTCCGGGGCATTTGGCTACTCTGGCTACATGAGGCTATG harbors:
- the LOC136540897 gene encoding protein ENDOPLASMIC RETICULUM-ARRESTED PEN3-like, yielding MGTVGGGRSGTVKQLNVGGKLFSLEASSLSLSLSLGSPSPTPTFVDRDPALLSAVLSAIRSPSSAAPDFPARVLLDEANFYGLHAQLLAALSPPPLRGFSASLASTLCPASEPFPTALAPHHDGSLCLAHGAGLVTYYSPALDHHTTFRTHLHRITSLLQLPPRLAVLGSHSAPGLHVYDFLDGEHVASVQWSDPTDTRVSKAKVVAIGARPPADAADKNSPILATFECPHRENCILAVDPVTLKPTQEIGRQSGSAAKSSAPGRVVHLPALGLVFASFVSSGAFGYSGYMRLWDIRSGNVVWETSEPGGAGRSSRFGDPFADADVDVKQQAIYKVCSKSGDLAVADLRCLGDDPWVYMSSGPRGSAGGYGSVLCCHRSQVFVSRKDGLEVWSRLEEHRHNTGELTEQSGIKERPKSEGIDERFYRSCYVDTEEDAKRGMIQMIEGGGDRLLVTREEMQGVEVWETSRLAGSISLS